One window from the genome of Saccopteryx leptura isolate mSacLep1 chromosome 8, mSacLep1_pri_phased_curated, whole genome shotgun sequence encodes:
- the ARGFX gene encoding LOW QUALITY PROTEIN: arginine-fifty homeobox (The sequence of the model RefSeq protein was modified relative to this genomic sequence to represent the inferred CDS: substituted 1 base at 1 genomic stop codon), producing MPSPHCSTATWKKHQKRTSLKHVQHEQLEAVFSHTMFPDKNLQKELALKLNLPESTIKSWFGNRRVKMKKQQQQQLLLKRPNQILPAKNVPTSPTTSTSPYSYFPIVSDLYSSLPPQPLGPSSLAWDSVITESPTSDVHMQDPQLESLVATVPTLFPDAYDIEQIMELYSFPDEDETSNSFHSLDQYLSPTGPSXKEKGSSLSIFADATLGLSFRQTSLSMTS from the exons ATGCCATCTCCTCACTGCTCTACAGCAACATGGAAGAAGCATCAAAAACGCACCTCGTTAAAGCATGTGCAGCATGAACAGTTGGAGGCTGTCTTTAGCCACACGATGTTTCCAGATAAAAATCTCCAGAAGGAACTTGCTTTGAAACTCAACCTACCGGAGTCAACAATAAAG TCTTGGTTCGGGAACCGACGAGTCAAAatgaagaagcagcagcagcagcagctactaTTAAAGCGACCAAATCAGATTCTTCCAGCCAAGAATGTGCCCACCTCACCCACAACATCAACCAGCCCTTATTCTTATTTTCCTATTGTTTCAGATCTCTATAGCTCCCTTCCACCTCAGCCCTTAGGCCCTTCAAGCTTGGCATGGGACTCTGTCATCACTGAGAGTCCCACAAGTGATGTCCACATGCAAGACCCTCAGTTGGAGAGTCTGGTGGCCACAGTTCCTACTTTGTTCCCTGATGCCTATGACATAGAGCAAATCATGGAACTGTACAGTTTTCCTGATGAGGATGAAACCTCCAACTCATTCCACTCTCTAGATCAGTATCTCTCACCCACAGGCCCCAGCTAGAAAGAAAAGGGTTCTTCTCTTAGTATCTTTGCTGATGCAACTTTAGGTTTATCATTTAGGCAAACCTCACTCAGTATGACAAGCTGA